TCAGGGTCCGCTTCGACATCGACACCGGCGTCGCGCTCGGCACGGACACCTCCGCCCAGGTCAAGACGGACTCGATCCTGGGCCGGCGCGCGCTCGGTGTCTTCTCCGACGGTCGGGGTGAACTCCCCGACAACACCATCCCGCTCGAGCGGACCTCGGTCCCGTACTCGCTCACCGCCGCGCTCGGAGACCTCAGCGACACGGTCGAGGCGATGGACACGGACAAGGTCGACGAGGCGCTGACCGTGCTCGCCGAGACAATGGAGGGGTCCTCGCCCGAGATCCGCGGCGCGTTGGACGGGATTACCAGGCTCTCGCGCTCTCTCAACGAGCGCGACGAGGGCGTCCGGCAGCTCCTCGACAAGGCCGCGGGGACCACCGACATCCTCGGGCGGCGAAGTGACCAGATCAACCAGCTCATGGTGGACGGCAACGTGCTGTTCACCCAGCTCGACCTCCGGCGAAGGGCCCTCAGCGAGTTGATCGTCAACATCGACGAACTCGCCCGGCAGCTCTCGGGGGTGGTCCAGGACAACGAGGCACAGCTCGGACCCGCCCTTGACAAGTTGGAGCAGGTGTCGGATCTGTTGATCCGCAACAAAGAGGACATCGATCTGGGGCTGCGCCGGATCGTCCCGTTCTCCACGGCGCTGAGCGAGGCCGTGGCGTCCGGACCGTGGTTCAACGCCTACGTGTCCAACCTGTCGATCGGTCATTACCAGCAGACCATCCTGCGCGACCTCATGCCTCTCATCGACGACCGCGTCCAGCCCGAGCCGGGACTGGTCCGCGAGCCGACGATGCCGGCCGTACCGGGTCTGACCCTGATGGACGAGCACCCCGGCTGGGGCGAGAAGAGGTTGCCCCGATGAGTCGACTGCTGGCGTCCACACTGTCCAAGGTCGTGGCCCTCGTCGTCGTCGTCCTCCTCGTGATTGCCGCGGTGTGGTTCTTCTCCACCCGGACCAAGACGATCGTCGCCTTCTTCGAATCCACCCGGGGCGTCTACGAGGACGACACCGTCCGGGTGCTCGGGGTGCGTGTCGGACGGATCTCCGAGATCACCTCCGAGGACGGCAGGTCCAAGGTCACGATGAAGGTCGACCGGGACGTCCCGGTCCCCGCCGACGCCACCGCGTTGCTCGTGGCACAGTCCCTCGTGGCCGAGCGGTTCATCCAGATCACCCCCGCCTTCACGGGCGGCGAGGAGATGCCGGACGGCGGCACGATCCCCGTCGAGCGCACCGCGATCCCGGTGGAATGGGACGGGGTCAAGGAGCAGCTCATGAAGCTGTCCACCGCCCTCAGTCCCGTCGGTCACGAGGAGACGGGCCCGCTCGGCGAGTTCGTCGACTCGGCCGACGCGATGCTCGACGGCAACGGTGTGGAGGTCCGCGACGCCCTCAACGAGGTCTCGCAGACCATGGCGCTGCTCTCGGACGGGCGGGAGAACCTCTTCACCACCCTCAAGAACCTGCAACTGTTCGTCACAGCGCTCTCACAGAGCGAGGAACAGATCGTGTCCTTCGGGGGGAAGCTGGCCAGCGTGTCGCAGGTGCTCGGAGACCAGACGGGCGACATCGATGCGGCGCTGAGCGATCTCGACCTGGCGGTGACCGACATCAACCGGTTCCTCGACAACAACGGGGAACGCGTGACCACTGCTGTCGACAAGCTCGGCCAGGCGACCGAGGTGGTGCGCGACCGGCGGGCCGAGCTGGAGGGAGTGCTCCACGTGGGCCCCACCGCCATGGCCAACTTCTACAACATCTACCGGCCGTACCAGGGCGTCCTCACCGGGGTGTTGACCATGAACCAGATGGCCAACCCGACCAACTTCATCTGCGGTGCGATCGCGGGCCTGGCCAACAACACCGCCGAATCCGACGCACAGCTGTGCGCCCAGTACATGGGCCCGCTGTTCAACTCGCTCGCCTCCAGCTACCCATACGGCGCGGTCACCCCGCCGATCACCCCCACCGCGGAGCCCCAACAGATCTGGGACTCGCAGAAGCCAGGGACGCAGACCCCACCGGGTGTGCAGCCGGTCTCCGACCGGCCTGACCCGCTGATCA
This Dietzia psychralcaliphila DNA region includes the following protein-coding sequences:
- a CDS encoding MCE family protein, encoding MSRLLASTLSKVVALVVVVLLVIAAVWFFSTRTKTIVAFFESTRGVYEDDTVRVLGVRVGRISEITSEDGRSKVTMKVDRDVPVPADATALLVAQSLVAERFIQITPAFTGGEEMPDGGTIPVERTAIPVEWDGVKEQLMKLSTALSPVGHEETGPLGEFVDSADAMLDGNGVEVRDALNEVSQTMALLSDGRENLFTTLKNLQLFVTALSQSEEQIVSFGGKLASVSQVLGDQTGDIDAALSDLDLAVTDINRFLDNNGERVTTAVDKLGQATEVVRDRRAELEGVLHVGPTAMANFYNIYRPYQGVLTGVLTMNQMANPTNFICGAIAGLANNTAESDAQLCAQYMGPLFNSLASSYPYGAVTPPITPTAEPQQIWDSQKPGTQTPPGVQPVSDRPDPLINVVNKGDNLTDTLLVTGDA
- a CDS encoding MCE family protein, with protein sequence MSDTIDGTPPKAPRGQLRFRDRDPKTIGVWGAVGAVALMAISLNYDRIPYVNGMRGATAYVADAAGLNTGDEVQVAGMRVGSVRKIELDGDRVRVRFDIDTGVALGTDTSAQVKTDSILGRRALGVFSDGRGELPDNTIPLERTSVPYSLTAALGDLSDTVEAMDTDKVDEALTVLAETMEGSSPEIRGALDGITRLSRSLNERDEGVRQLLDKAAGTTDILGRRSDQINQLMVDGNVLFTQLDLRRRALSELIVNIDELARQLSGVVQDNEAQLGPALDKLEQVSDLLIRNKEDIDLGLRRIVPFSTALSEAVASGPWFNAYVSNLSIGHYQQTILRDLMPLIDDRVQPEPGLVREPTMPAVPGLTLMDEHPGWGEKRLPR